A single genomic interval of Klebsiella sp. RHBSTW-00484 harbors:
- a CDS encoding DUF7146 domain-containing protein has translation MTYASPAVKRTPHEVSEHFIKMVHARVAEASGWRYVFDRIPAFKDACDKAPSQVPCPFTGDGKSKFRFRKKDLYTGCAIHNDFPVNAFCDGIDVLAEYYKLSKTQTCKKILTDFFGMDLYAPLTDADLESERRYKSTVRATETLDSDEVEKRLRKLEVLYHYTGEIKPGSPVGMYLRNRGLKRILSNLPKDLGLNNRLYYMDKSLEKPSTYPGMIAIYRDTRGRPLTIHRTFVEKNGDKARVENPKLMMKPPADMTGGSIQLYDPHYNSGTRTWTLGVAEGIENALSVTEATSTPCWAASSAWCLENVEVPDSLLPPPDVKEIQFYVWADKDVVNSRGACPGMESAIRLQARMEEFFAKRYPTSELTIKVFEPDFDIPEGTKGIDWNEVLKLTGPDGFPVKWAPECLAQL, from the coding sequence ATGACTTATGCATCACCGGCTGTTAAGCGTACACCACATGAAGTATCTGAGCACTTTATTAAAATGGTTCACGCTCGTGTTGCGGAAGCCTCTGGCTGGCGCTATGTATTCGATAGAATACCGGCATTTAAAGATGCTTGTGATAAAGCACCTAGCCAGGTTCCTTGCCCCTTCACCGGGGACGGGAAATCAAAGTTCCGTTTCCGAAAAAAAGACCTCTATACCGGTTGTGCTATTCACAATGATTTCCCTGTGAATGCATTTTGTGACGGTATTGATGTGCTGGCAGAGTATTACAAGTTGAGCAAAACCCAGACTTGTAAGAAGATCTTGACTGATTTCTTTGGTATGGATCTGTACGCTCCGTTAACTGATGCGGATCTCGAAAGTGAACGGCGTTATAAATCAACAGTTCGTGCAACCGAAACGCTTGATAGCGATGAAGTTGAAAAACGGCTGCGTAAACTTGAAGTGTTATATCACTATACAGGTGAAATCAAGCCAGGGAGTCCTGTGGGCATGTATCTCCGAAATCGTGGTCTTAAACGAATTCTGAGTAATCTGCCTAAGGATCTTGGTCTGAACAACCGACTTTACTATATGGATAAGTCACTAGAGAAACCGTCAACTTACCCGGGAATGATCGCAATTTATCGTGATACACGGGGACGTCCTCTGACAATCCATAGAACGTTCGTAGAGAAAAATGGTGATAAGGCTCGGGTAGAGAATCCGAAACTGATGATGAAACCGCCTGCCGATATGACCGGCGGCTCAATTCAGCTGTACGACCCACACTACAACTCAGGTACCCGTACCTGGACGTTAGGTGTGGCTGAAGGCATAGAAAACGCGCTGTCAGTAACTGAAGCGACTTCAACACCGTGTTGGGCTGCGAGCTCTGCCTGGTGTCTTGAAAACGTTGAAGTGCCGGATAGTCTACTGCCTCCTCCGGATGTGAAAGAAATACAGTTTTACGTCTGGGCGGATAAGGATGTTGTGAATTCAAGAGGCGCTTGCCCGGGTATGGAGTCAGCAATACGACTTCAGGCCCGAATGGAAGAGTTTTTTGCAAAGCGATATCCCACTTCAGAGCTGACAATTAAAGTCTTTGAACCAGATTTCGATATTCCTGAAGGGACGAAAGGAATCGACTGGAACGAAGTATTGAAATTAACAGGACCTGATGGCTTCCCAGTAAAATGGGCTCCTGAATGTCTTGCTCAGCTTTAA